The following coding sequences are from one Candidatus Aegiribacteria sp. window:
- a CDS encoding T9SS type A sorting domain-containing protein has translation MILLLLAIALPAGNPAWGIDGTPLVPRIMEIDRRHDPSFRPSGPLQTDSGHEIGDTINFWSIDHSTEYPVFYLTAATCRFVGEQTYIFVEDTQWDDHYDQDDVDIFAAALEDSTPSGPGGIVETDIDVFGQPPDAIDGDPKIYFLVLDIRDGFDPDEGGAYIAGFFSPYNQFTETEAYLYYGGHSNEVEMMYIDCFPSNAADAAFTASHELVHLIQWGIEPFSSEELWVIENQAQAGVYVCGYPAFQVETFLEAGGVTPIKWTNLPWGSIEYVAGYGAGFLFISYIVENYGGTDFLYRSLRTSERGISGLEQAIQDVTGIDPDMNGILQDWMLACWIDDHDFEDGKYGWEAFRIADYDTSDPGNRRGLDYTGQVLNDPYTDYNNHMSSYQGKYYELGSGLTGSFRATASGLGDLRAYVFDAAGGKLETLDTGAANDVAVALPAEGTVLLLCRSFAGLDLDVSSGSVTDSMGEFTFYPQPCTGTLYFQFYSTAGDAVLSIFTLSGEYVESVNFGNVEYGETTLAYTGASDLASGIYFFRFNFGNTIETGSFTVVR, from the coding sequence ATGATTTTACTTCTCCTGGCAATCGCACTGCCTGCCGGTAATCCCGCATGGGGAATTGACGGAACTCCGCTCGTACCCCGCATTATGGAGATAGACAGACGCCATGATCCATCTTTCAGACCTTCCGGTCCTTTGCAGACCGATTCAGGGCATGAGATCGGGGACACGATTAATTTCTGGTCCATTGACCATAGTACGGAATATCCTGTTTTCTATCTTACTGCCGCAACCTGCAGGTTTGTTGGGGAACAGACCTATATCTTTGTTGAAGATACGCAGTGGGATGATCATTACGATCAGGACGATGTGGACATATTCGCCGCTGCTCTTGAAGACAGCACGCCTTCAGGGCCTGGCGGTATTGTCGAAACGGATATCGATGTCTTCGGACAGCCTCCTGACGCGATAGACGGAGACCCGAAGATATACTTTCTGGTGCTTGATATCCGTGACGGTTTTGATCCGGATGAAGGCGGAGCGTATATCGCGGGATTCTTCAGCCCCTACAATCAGTTCACTGAGACTGAGGCCTATCTTTACTACGGCGGTCATTCCAACGAAGTGGAAATGATGTATATCGACTGTTTTCCCAGCAATGCCGCCGACGCCGCCTTCACAGCTTCCCACGAACTTGTGCATCTCATCCAATGGGGAATCGAACCTTTCAGTTCAGAGGAACTGTGGGTAATTGAGAATCAGGCGCAGGCAGGTGTATATGTCTGCGGATATCCCGCCTTCCAGGTGGAGACTTTTCTGGAAGCCGGAGGAGTAACGCCTATCAAGTGGACAAATCTGCCATGGGGCAGCATAGAATACGTTGCAGGATACGGTGCCGGATTTCTCTTCATCTCTTACATTGTTGAAAACTACGGCGGCACTGATTTCCTTTATCGATCTCTTCGGACATCAGAACGGGGAATTTCGGGACTGGAGCAGGCGATTCAAGATGTTACCGGGATCGATCCTGATATGAACGGTATTCTTCAGGACTGGATGCTGGCATGCTGGATAGATGATCATGATTTCGAAGATGGAAAATACGGATGGGAAGCGTTCAGAATTGCTGATTACGACACTTCAGATCCAGGTAACAGACGGGGTTTGGACTATACCGGGCAGGTATTGAACGATCCGTATACGGACTACAACAATCACATGTCCTCCTATCAGGGGAAATACTATGAACTCGGAAGTGGTCTCACCGGAAGTTTCCGTGCGACAGCTTCAGGACTTGGAGACCTCAGGGCATATGTATTCGATGCTGCCGGCGGAAAACTTGAAACACTTGATACAGGCGCCGCAAACGATGTTGCTGTCGCCCTGCCAGCCGAGGGTACTGTTCTGCTTCTCTGCAGATCGTTCGCGGGGCTTGATCTTGATGTGTCCTCCGGATCGGTAACTGATTCAATGGGGGAATTTACCTTCTATCCTCAGCCATGTACCGGGACTCTGTATTTCCAGTTCTATTCAACTGCCGGAGATGCTGTTCTGTCGATATTCACTCTGTCCGGTGAATATGTGGAGAGTGTGAATTTCGGAAATGTCGAATACGGGGAAACTACTCTGGCATATACCGGAGCTTCTGATCTGGCTTCAGGGATATATTTCTTCAGATTCAATTTCGGGAACACGATTGAAACCGGCTCGTTTACCGTTGTGCGGTAA